One Deltaproteobacteria bacterium DNA window includes the following coding sequences:
- the purM gene encoding phosphoribosylformylglycinamidine cyclo-ligase, translating into MGTDHRENAYAEAGVDIEAGNRFVDMIRPIVKKTHTSGVITDIGGFAGVYSLNVQNLKKPVLVSSTDGVGTKLKIAFMLDKHDTVGIDLVAMCVNDIVVQGATPLFFLDYISMGKLSTQRAVDIVKGIAAGCVEAKCSLIGGETAEMPGFYPEDEYDLAGFVVGMADNEELLDGAEIAVGHKIVGIGSSGLHSNGYSLVRKIFFDGLKMSVHDHVEDFGRTLGEELLEPTRIYARTIRNLRKDFRIYGISHITGGGLIDNPPRILPSRVKAVIDRSAWTPHPIFQFIRRAGRISDHDMMLTFNNGLGMLIVVSEEETDEVLVRTRAMGEAAYCVGSIESRDADEDPVQFIG; encoded by the coding sequence ATGGGAACGGATCACCGAGAGAATGCATACGCTGAGGCGGGCGTTGACATAGAGGCCGGCAACCGGTTTGTGGATATGATCAGACCGATCGTCAAGAAGACCCACACATCGGGCGTCATCACGGATATAGGCGGATTCGCAGGCGTCTATTCCCTCAACGTTCAGAACCTCAAGAAACCTGTCTTGGTGAGCTCCACCGACGGGGTCGGCACCAAGCTGAAGATCGCCTTTATGCTCGACAAGCACGACACCGTCGGAATAGACCTTGTGGCCATGTGCGTCAACGACATCGTGGTTCAGGGGGCCACCCCTCTTTTCTTCCTTGATTACATCTCCATGGGAAAACTGAGCACCCAACGGGCCGTGGACATTGTCAAAGGGATTGCCGCCGGATGTGTGGAGGCCAAATGTTCGCTTATCGGGGGTGAAACCGCTGAAATGCCCGGCTTCTATCCAGAGGATGAATATGACCTGGCGGGATTCGTGGTCGGTATGGCGGATAACGAGGAGCTGCTGGACGGCGCCGAGATTGCCGTGGGGCACAAAATCGTCGGCATCGGCTCCAGCGGGCTTCACAGCAACGGATATTCACTGGTACGCAAGATCTTTTTTGACGGCCTGAAGATGTCGGTGCATGACCACGTGGAGGACTTCGGCAGAACACTGGGGGAAGAACTCCTGGAACCGACCCGCATTTATGCACGGACCATCAGAAACCTTAGAAAAGACTTTCGGATCTACGGTATCTCCCATATTACCGGCGGCGGGCTGATCGACAATCCGCCGCGCATCCTTCCCTCCCGGGTCAAGGCGGTCATCGACCGATCCGCATGGACTCCTCATCCGATCTTCCAGTTCATCCGGAGGGCAGGTCGCATATCCGATCACGACATGATGCTGACCTTCAATAACGGCCTCGGGATGCTCATCGTCGTGAGCGAGGAGGAGACCGATGAGGTCCTCGTAAGAACGAGGGCCATGGGAGAAGCCGCCTACTGTGTCGGGTCCATAGAATCAAGGGATGCGGACGAGGATCCTGTCCAATTCATAGGGTGA
- the tatA gene encoding twin-arginine translocase TatA/TatE family subunit: protein MFGLGPTELIIIAIIILLIFGAKRLPDIGKGLGGAIRELKNVKKELSSDKAANKDAQEHNRSIEEPPPSLEAQVANKVLEQVPGVQKVMNAKKKADTVKNLLK from the coding sequence ATGTTTGGACTCGGTCCCACAGAATTGATTATCATCGCAATTATTATCCTCCTTATCTTTGGCGCCAAGCGCCTTCCGGACATCGGAAAAGGGTTGGGGGGGGCTATCCGGGAACTCAAGAATGTTAAGAAGGAATTGAGCTCGGACAAGGCCGCCAACAAGGATGCGCAGGAGCATAACAGGAGCATCGAGGAACCTCCTCCCTCTTTGGAGGCCCAGGTGGCCAACAAGGTCCTGGAACAGGTGCCAGGCGTCCAGAAGGTCATGAATGCAAAAAAAAAGGCAGACACAGTCAAGAATCTGCTCAAGTAG
- a CDS encoding CoA-binding protein, protein MQKISCELPDGNPPSKEIKEILDRCRTIAVVGLSPKEARDSNRVARYLIQEGFEVVPVNPGQREILGKTCYRSVADIPFQVDMVNLFLNPTRVPPLVDQAIDKRVRVIWMQVGVVHNAAAQKARGTGIQVIMDKCIMQEHRKLATV, encoded by the coding sequence ATGCAGAAGATCTCGTGCGAACTGCCTGACGGCAATCCCCCTTCCAAAGAGATAAAAGAAATCCTCGACCGATGCAGGACCATCGCCGTGGTGGGGCTTTCTCCAAAGGAAGCAAGAGACAGCAACCGGGTGGCCCGCTACCTGATACAGGAGGGTTTCGAGGTTGTCCCCGTTAATCCGGGCCAGAGAGAGATACTTGGCAAAACGTGCTACAGGTCTGTGGCGGACATCCCGTTTCAGGTGGATATGGTCAATCTTTTTTTGAATCCGACCCGAGTCCCGCCGCTGGTGGATCAGGCCATTGACAAAAGGGTTCGCGTCATCTGGATGCAGGTGGGGGTTGTGCACAATGCTGCAGCTCAAAAGGCCAGGGGAACAGGCATCCAGGTGATCATGGACAAATGCATCATGCAGGAACACAGGAAGCTGGCAACGGTTTAG
- a CDS encoding Rid family detoxifying hydrolase — protein sequence MTAGHRSEVNFKKEMCVMETVRSTLWEIVGRMSDTYKDRDALIHAERGVRFNYALLSWEVERTAKGLVRLGIQTGDRVALWAPNVPEWLISMLALSRLGAVTVPVAPGAGRDELKFILQQSECNGIIVSKALEDEECLDAVFYARDVVESLENVVVIADETFPMTVPWTELTAMGEDEDALKLAVMEKAITPEDPVAIMYTSGTTGTPKGVVLDHLGLINKSIASTKRQGIGHEDRMCLFFPLFHMFGNTCIALAGLIRGAALIIPCDVFDPSKVLKAIHKEQCTAIYGSPSMLIALVDHPEFRNKWWNSVKKGTIGGAPCPMELMKRLVDEIGVSHVTVAYGITEASSWITMTRPDDPIELRVGTIGTSLPCNEVKIVDPATGEDLPPGTQGELCTRGFLMKEYYRMPGATASAVDRDGWFHTGDLGKMDDAGYFRITGRLKDVIVRDGVEIHPVEVEECIYRHPDVSEVQVFGFPHPERGQEVAAWLKLKEGSHVSGIALAAYAKDYLDEALLPHYFKIVSGFPMTKSGKVQKYKLAEMAVAEYLAGEEIREREGSPGVKQVVYSGSAPGVLGPYSQAIRAGDYLFTSGQVGVDPVLGRLVEGGIEAQTRQVMENLKAVLKAGGADFSRVIKATVYLADINDFSAFNKVYGTYFLSDPPARSAFQVAALPLGAAVEIEMVAIAG from the coding sequence GTGACTGCCGGTCATCGATCCGAGGTGAATTTTAAGAAGGAGATGTGCGTCATGGAAACCGTCAGAAGCACCTTGTGGGAGATCGTAGGGCGAATGTCCGATACGTATAAGGATCGAGATGCCCTTATTCACGCGGAAAGAGGGGTGCGGTTTAATTATGCCCTTCTATCGTGGGAAGTGGAGCGGACGGCAAAGGGGCTCGTTCGTTTGGGAATCCAGACCGGAGATCGGGTGGCGCTATGGGCACCCAATGTCCCGGAGTGGTTGATATCCATGCTGGCGCTCAGCAGACTGGGGGCTGTGACGGTTCCCGTGGCCCCGGGTGCCGGGCGGGATGAGCTGAAATTCATCCTCCAGCAGTCCGAATGCAATGGAATTATTGTCTCAAAGGCCTTGGAGGACGAAGAATGCCTGGATGCGGTCTTCTACGCAAGGGATGTGGTCGAATCCCTTGAAAATGTGGTGGTGATCGCGGATGAGACCTTTCCGATGACGGTCCCATGGACCGAATTGACCGCAATGGGAGAAGATGAGGATGCGTTGAAACTGGCAGTGATGGAAAAGGCGATCACGCCCGAGGACCCTGTAGCGATCATGTACACATCGGGAACCACGGGCACGCCGAAAGGAGTGGTCCTGGATCACCTGGGACTGATCAACAAGTCCATTGCCTCCACCAAGCGCCAGGGGATCGGCCATGAGGACCGGATGTGTCTTTTTTTCCCTCTGTTCCATATGTTTGGGAATACCTGTATCGCACTTGCCGGCCTCATCAGGGGGGCCGCATTGATCATCCCCTGCGATGTATTTGACCCTTCCAAGGTACTCAAGGCCATTCACAAGGAACAGTGTACGGCGATATATGGTTCCCCGTCCATGCTGATCGCCCTCGTGGATCATCCCGAATTTCGCAATAAGTGGTGGAATTCGGTGAAAAAAGGGACGATCGGCGGTGCTCCCTGTCCCATGGAATTGATGAAGCGGCTCGTAGATGAGATTGGGGTTTCGCATGTCACAGTAGCGTATGGGATTACAGAGGCGTCTTCGTGGATCACCATGACCCGCCCGGATGATCCCATCGAGTTAAGGGTAGGGACCATCGGGACCTCGCTTCCCTGCAATGAAGTCAAGATCGTTGACCCGGCTACCGGGGAAGATCTCCCGCCCGGGACCCAGGGGGAGCTGTGTACGAGAGGCTTTCTGATGAAGGAATACTACAGAATGCCGGGTGCCACCGCCTCGGCCGTTGACCGGGATGGATGGTTTCATACCGGGGATCTTGGGAAGATGGATGATGCCGGCTATTTCAGGATCACCGGCCGGCTGAAAGATGTGATCGTCAGGGACGGCGTGGAGATCCATCCGGTTGAGGTGGAAGAGTGCATTTACCGGCACCCGGATGTGTCGGAGGTCCAGGTCTTCGGTTTTCCCCACCCGGAAAGGGGACAGGAGGTGGCGGCATGGTTAAAGTTGAAAGAAGGATCCCATGTGTCCGGGATTGCTCTGGCCGCATATGCAAAGGATTATCTGGACGAAGCCCTGTTGCCGCACTATTTCAAGATCGTCTCCGGATTCCCCATGACCAAGAGCGGCAAGGTGCAGAAATACAAGCTTGCTGAAATGGCGGTCGCGGAATACCTTGCTGGGGAAGAAATCCGGGAGAGGGAAGGAAGTCCCGGCGTGAAGCAGGTTGTATATTCCGGCAGCGCCCCCGGGGTATTGGGTCCCTACAGCCAGGCAATCCGGGCGGGAGACTATCTCTTTACATCAGGGCAAGTGGGGGTTGATCCGGTCCTTGGCCGGCTGGTGGAGGGAGGAATTGAAGCTCAGACCCGTCAGGTCATGGAGAATCTGAAGGCTGTGCTGAAGGCCGGGGGGGCCGATTTCTCAAGGGTGATAAAGGCGACCGTGTACCTGGCCGATATAAACGACTTTTCAGCGTTTAACAAGGTGTATGGGACCTATTTTTTGTCGGATCCGCCCGCACGGAGCGCATTTCAAGTGGCGGCCCTCCCTTTAGGCGCGGCCGTGGAGATTGAAATGGTCGCCATTGCCGGCTAA
- a CDS encoding ABC-F family ATP-binding cassette domain-containing protein: protein MSLITLIRVSLTFSEREIFHDIGFQVEPGDRIGLVGRNGLGKTSLLRIITGEISPDDGEVKIARRTRIGYLPQDVHESASGPLLDAVLNAIPGRTDLENALNSANRALKTRHDAAEQARLGRQIAEIHHDMSLLEQTFPRHEAEKILLGLGFETKDFTRSVSSLSGGWKMRAALSALLYQKPDLLLLDEPTNHLDMPSVKWLEGFLQGFKGALVLVSHDREFLNRQVNRVVSFETEGMRSYNGNYDFYLKARQEEIRSLEARAKNQEQKIRDAEKFIERFRSKATKARQAQSKIKLVRKMELVETRRKEKTIHFSFPEVARSGREVASFENVSKHFGDNILYDALDLKVLRGERIAIIGPNGCGKTTLLRLVAGELEPDRGRIALGHEVSLAYFAQHHSDWLNPRNTVIEEVYQIVPHATIGYVRSVCGAFLFSGNDVDKPIGVLSGGERARVSLAKLLVKPGNFMLMDEPTNHLDIESSETLIHALKRYDGTLLFVSHNQSFVNSLATKIWDIQGRGITDYPGRLEEYYDHLRKVDGAPGQKAERLRKQSIPEGVKTVDRTVEIPGTGKRDRKNEKRQEAKKRQIIHDALTPIQKRLEREEERIAALEARQQQVEKMLADPDIFADKDVSVPLLAEYRDIRHELDERLLQWEEAQHKLESTKKRLGVQD from the coding sequence ATGAGTCTCATTACCCTCATCAGGGTCTCCCTTACCTTTTCCGAAAGGGAGATTTTTCACGACATCGGATTTCAGGTGGAACCGGGCGACAGGATCGGCCTGGTGGGCCGCAACGGATTGGGCAAGACCAGCCTGCTCAGGATCATCACAGGAGAGATCTCTCCTGACGATGGAGAGGTTAAAATCGCACGGCGAACCCGGATCGGCTACCTGCCGCAGGATGTTCATGAATCCGCGTCAGGGCCTCTTCTCGATGCCGTTCTCAATGCCATTCCGGGACGGACTGATCTCGAAAACGCCCTCAACTCGGCGAACCGCGCCCTGAAGACCCGGCATGATGCGGCGGAACAGGCCCGTCTGGGGAGACAGATCGCTGAAATCCATCACGATATGAGTCTGTTAGAGCAGACATTTCCGAGGCACGAAGCAGAGAAGATCCTTCTGGGGTTGGGGTTTGAGACCAAAGACTTCACCCGATCTGTTTCCTCACTGAGCGGCGGATGGAAGATGAGAGCCGCCTTGTCCGCCCTCCTGTATCAAAAACCGGATCTGCTCCTTTTGGACGAACCCACCAATCACCTGGATATGCCGTCCGTCAAGTGGCTGGAGGGATTTCTGCAGGGTTTCAAGGGAGCTTTGGTCCTTGTCTCCCACGACAGGGAGTTCCTCAATCGACAAGTTAACCGTGTGGTCTCTTTTGAAACCGAAGGGATGAGATCATATAACGGCAATTATGATTTTTATCTCAAGGCCCGACAGGAAGAGATCCGGTCCCTGGAAGCAAGGGCCAAGAATCAGGAGCAGAAGATACGGGACGCCGAGAAGTTTATTGAACGCTTCCGTTCAAAGGCAACAAAGGCGAGACAGGCGCAAAGCAAGATCAAATTGGTTAGAAAGATGGAACTGGTGGAAACCCGCCGAAAAGAAAAAACCATTCATTTCTCCTTCCCTGAAGTGGCCCGGAGCGGGAGAGAGGTGGCATCTTTTGAAAACGTATCAAAACACTTTGGCGACAATATCCTCTATGACGCCCTGGACCTGAAGGTTCTGCGCGGAGAAAGGATTGCCATTATCGGTCCCAACGGTTGCGGCAAAACCACTCTGCTGCGGTTAGTGGCCGGCGAACTGGAACCGGACCGGGGGAGGATCGCATTGGGCCATGAGGTCAGTCTTGCTTATTTTGCCCAGCACCACTCGGATTGGCTCAATCCCCGGAACACGGTCATAGAAGAAGTCTATCAGATCGTTCCCCACGCCACGATCGGTTATGTCCGGTCGGTTTGCGGCGCCTTCCTCTTTTCAGGAAACGATGTGGACAAGCCGATCGGTGTCCTTTCAGGAGGGGAAAGGGCCAGGGTCTCTCTTGCAAAGCTCCTTGTAAAACCGGGCAATTTCATGTTGATGGATGAACCCACCAATCATCTGGATATCGAATCGTCGGAGACGCTGATCCATGCCTTGAAAAGATATGACGGGACACTCCTGTTCGTCTCTCACAACCAGTCCTTTGTCAACAGTCTGGCCACGAAGATCTGGGACATCCAGGGCCGTGGGATAACGGATTATCCGGGTCGTCTGGAGGAGTATTATGACCACCTCCGTAAGGTGGACGGCGCCCCGGGGCAGAAGGCAGAACGCCTCAGAAAACAATCCATCCCCGAAGGCGTGAAGACCGTAGATAGAACAGTGGAGATTCCAGGTACGGGCAAACGGGATCGCAAAAACGAAAAAAGGCAAGAGGCAAAAAAACGGCAGATCATCCATGACGCACTAACCCCGATTCAGAAACGGCTCGAACGGGAGGAAGAACGCATCGCCGCTCTTGAAGCCAGACAACAACAGGTGGAAAAAATGCTGGCAGATCCCGATATCTTTGCAGATAAGGACGTCAGCGTGCCCCTCCTTGCCGAATACCGCGACATCCGCCACGAACTGGACGAGCGGCTCCTTCAATGGGAGGAGGCCCAGCATAAACTGGAATCGACAAAAAAGCGCCTGGGAGTCCAGGATTGA
- a CDS encoding DEAD/DEAH box helicase: MTLSQYISRLKAHPDFQGAVVYHRYLPPRKPEFAPGPEIHHEILAVMKRLGLDSLYRHQAEAIHHLKRGSNLLVATETASGKSLIYNLGVIEEVLKNGNAKALYIFPLKALAQDQMKNLSLWLKGIHSRKISAHIYDGDTTPYHRKKIREKMPDILFTNPDMLHRGILAFHQNWEPLLRNLSFVILDEVHTYRGIFGSHLNQVIRRLKRLCRHYGSSPRFVLLSATISNPKNFGERLIEEELEVVCSSGSPRSGQHFLFLNPEESPNYHSARLFADCLRNGFRTIVFTQARKVTELIHLWVSQLAPELRNKISSYRAGFMAGERRHIEQRLADGSLLGVISTSALEMGIDIGNLDICLLVGYPGTIINTWQRGGRVGRSGRESAIILVGKPDALDQYFMKHPEDFFERSFEAAVLDPDNSYVVDAHLPCAAAEIPLTLADKVFWPKDLMGHLEKLEREGHLNRTAEGEPAWFPARRNPALSVNIRSSGDTYTIFDAATGEAIGTVDGIRAFKECHPGAIYLHRARAYTVDRLLLDKKDIVVHHSHQKYFTRTRSEKETEIIEVNRSRPRRQFLVREGRLRVTEVITGYEKRALPGQGLIGVFDLDLPPQVFETIGFWIEIEPVMKRFIEGKGLHFMGGIHAIEHAAIGIFPLFALCDRNDVGGICYPHHPQVGKSAIFIYDAYPGGVGLAQRGFDAILELLEKTWEIIKECPCEEGCPSCIHSPKCGSGNKPLDKGAAQLILEGLLGHIPLSDMSAEDDQVPVEPFPGPAILTEETSGPRILYLDLETQKIAKEVGGWQNCHLMRISVAVLFDSIQDDFLIFEEDRIDDLLAYLRKGDLIIGFNIKQFDYRVLGAYSEQKLSRLPTFDILEDVYRRLGFRLGLDHLATETLKQGKTADGLQAVEWFRQGEMKKLTEYCCRDVAATRDLFLYGIENGHLIYRRKDDDIRLRLLVDWDLEKLIG, encoded by the coding sequence GTGACCCTCTCCCAATATATCAGCAGGCTGAAAGCCCATCCGGATTTTCAGGGCGCCGTGGTGTACCACCGGTACCTCCCTCCCCGAAAGCCTGAGTTCGCTCCCGGGCCGGAAATCCACCACGAGATCCTTGCGGTCATGAAACGACTGGGTCTGGACAGTCTGTATCGTCACCAGGCAGAGGCCATCCATCACCTGAAAAGAGGATCGAATCTCCTGGTGGCCACGGAAACAGCCAGCGGCAAGAGCCTGATCTACAACCTCGGGGTCATTGAGGAAGTTTTAAAGAATGGGAATGCCAAGGCCCTATATATTTTTCCCCTTAAGGCGCTCGCACAGGACCAGATGAAAAACCTCTCTTTGTGGCTAAAGGGGATTCACAGCAGAAAGATCTCTGCCCATATTTACGATGGAGACACCACCCCTTACCACCGAAAGAAGATCCGGGAAAAGATGCCGGATATCCTTTTCACCAATCCCGATATGCTCCACCGCGGCATTCTGGCCTTTCATCAGAACTGGGAACCGCTTCTCAGGAACCTCTCATTTGTAATACTGGACGAGGTCCACACCTACCGGGGTATCTTCGGCTCCCACCTCAACCAGGTCATCCGGAGGTTGAAGCGACTGTGTCGCCATTATGGCTCGTCTCCGCGTTTTGTCCTCCTATCCGCCACCATCAGCAACCCGAAGAACTTTGGCGAAAGATTGATCGAAGAGGAGCTCGAGGTGGTCTGCTCCTCAGGGAGTCCAAGGTCAGGCCAGCATTTCCTCTTCCTCAATCCCGAAGAAAGTCCCAATTACCATTCGGCCAGGCTATTTGCCGATTGTCTCCGTAACGGATTCCGGACCATTGTCTTTACCCAGGCAAGGAAAGTGACGGAATTGATCCATCTCTGGGTCTCCCAGTTGGCTCCTGAACTGAGGAACAAGATCAGTTCATACCGCGCCGGTTTCATGGCCGGAGAAAGGCGCCACATTGAACAACGCCTGGCAGACGGCAGCCTCCTGGGTGTCATTTCCACCAGTGCCCTGGAGATGGGAATCGATATCGGTAACCTGGATATCTGTCTGTTGGTAGGGTATCCCGGGACCATCATCAATACCTGGCAGCGGGGGGGGCGGGTGGGACGCTCGGGACGGGAATCCGCCATTATCCTGGTGGGAAAGCCTGATGCATTGGATCAATACTTCATGAAGCATCCGGAGGACTTCTTTGAAAGATCTTTTGAGGCCGCTGTGCTGGACCCCGACAATTCTTACGTGGTGGACGCCCATCTCCCCTGTGCTGCAGCAGAGATCCCCCTCACCCTCGCGGACAAAGTCTTCTGGCCCAAGGACCTGATGGGCCACCTCGAGAAACTGGAGAGAGAGGGGCACTTGAACCGAACGGCCGAGGGGGAACCCGCATGGTTTCCGGCCAGGCGGAACCCGGCACTGTCAGTCAATATCCGCTCCTCAGGAGATACCTATACCATTTTTGATGCAGCGACCGGAGAGGCCATCGGGACCGTCGACGGCATTCGGGCCTTCAAGGAATGTCATCCCGGGGCCATCTACCTTCACCGGGCCCGGGCATATACAGTGGACCGGCTCCTCCTTGACAAGAAGGATATCGTCGTCCACCACTCTCACCAAAAATATTTCACCCGCACCCGCAGTGAAAAGGAGACCGAAATTATTGAGGTCAACCGCAGCAGGCCCCGAAGACAGTTCCTGGTGCGGGAGGGGAGGCTTCGGGTCACCGAGGTGATTACCGGTTATGAAAAGCGGGCACTGCCGGGCCAGGGCCTGATCGGGGTCTTCGACCTGGACCTCCCTCCCCAGGTCTTTGAAACCATCGGTTTCTGGATTGAGATCGAGCCGGTGATGAAGCGGTTCATAGAGGGGAAAGGGCTCCATTTTATGGGGGGAATCCACGCCATCGAACACGCGGCGATCGGCATTTTCCCCCTCTTCGCCCTCTGCGACCGAAACGATGTGGGAGGCATATGCTATCCCCATCACCCCCAGGTGGGCAAGAGCGCCATCTTCATCTATGACGCCTATCCCGGGGGCGTGGGCCTGGCCCAGCGAGGGTTCGACGCCATACTGGAACTCCTCGAAAAAACCTGGGAGATCATCAAAGAATGTCCATGCGAAGAGGGCTGCCCCTCCTGCATCCATTCCCCCAAATGCGGTTCGGGCAATAAGCCCCTGGACAAGGGGGCAGCGCAACTGATCCTTGAAGGGCTGTTGGGGCATATTCCCTTGAGCGATATGTCGGCCGAGGACGATCAGGTCCCGGTGGAGCCGTTTCCGGGCCCGGCGATCCTTACTGAAGAAACCAGCGGCCCCAGGATCCTCTATCTGGACCTCGAGACCCAGAAGATCGCCAAGGAGGTGGGAGGCTGGCAGAACTGCCACCTCATGCGGATCTCGGTGGCGGTCCTCTTTGACAGCATTCAAGACGACTTCTTGATATTCGAAGAAGACAGAATCGACGATCTGCTCGCTTATTTGAGGAAGGGCGATCTGATCATCGGATTCAATATCAAACAATTCGATTACCGGGTCCTGGGGGCCTATTCTGAGCAGAAATTGTCCCGACTCCCCACCTTTGACATTCTGGAGGATGTCTACCGCCGGCTCGGATTCCGACTCGGGCTCGACCACCTGGCCACGGAGACCTTGAAGCAGGGAAAGACGGCCGACGGCCTGCAGGCCGTGGAATGGTTCCGGCAGGGGGAGATGAAAAAGTTGACCGAATACTGTTGCCGCGATGTGGCGGCCACCCGGGACCTCTTCCTGTACGGCATCGAAAACGGACATCTCATCTACAGAAGAAAGGATGACGACATCAGGCTGCGGCTCCTCGTGGACTGGGATCTGGAGAAGCTGATAGGTTGA
- a CDS encoding TIGR04076 family protein has product MARDPGIGKKVVGTITGVRGQCDAGHQVGDTFEISCHNPGGLCGFFYHDIFPSLSTFQFGGNLPWWEGDAIELQCPDSHNLVSIRLERFDRTPSST; this is encoded by the coding sequence ATGGCAAGAGATCCTGGAATCGGCAAAAAAGTAGTGGGAACCATTACAGGCGTGCGAGGTCAGTGCGATGCCGGCCATCAGGTTGGGGACACATTCGAGATCAGTTGTCATAATCCGGGCGGTTTATGCGGGTTTTTTTATCATGATATCTTTCCCAGTCTTTCCACCTTTCAATTCGGCGGGAATCTGCCGTGGTGGGAGGGTGATGCGATTGAGCTGCAATGCCCCGACAGCCATAACCTCGTATCCATAAGATTGGAGAGATTCGACCGGACACCCAGCTCGACATAG
- a CDS encoding YkgJ family cysteine cluster protein — MTTFDCKMCGDCCYGEGGIFLDKNEKERISRFLGIRTPDFLDRFCEERNCRTYLTTGEDNFCIFYEKGKGCRIHPVKPARCALWPYYPANVKDRETWEMAKLACRGIDRESSFEEFVRESQAAIQDKPVARTKTS, encoded by the coding sequence ATGACGACATTTGACTGCAAGATGTGCGGAGACTGTTGCTACGGCGAAGGGGGCATCTTTCTTGATAAAAATGAGAAAGAGAGGATCTCCCGATTCCTTGGCATCCGTACGCCGGACTTCCTGGACCGGTTCTGTGAAGAGAGAAACTGCCGCACATATTTGACGACCGGGGAAGACAATTTCTGCATCTTTTACGAAAAGGGAAAAGGGTGCCGGATACATCCTGTCAAACCGGCCCGTTGCGCCTTGTGGCCCTATTACCCTGCAAATGTCAAGGATCGGGAAACCTGGGAAATGGCAAAGCTGGCCTGCCGGGGGATTGATCGGGAGAGTTCATTTGAGGAATTTGTCCGGGAATCCCAGGCCGCCATCCAGGACAAACCTGTAGCGCGTACCAAGACTTCATGA
- a CDS encoding ComF family protein: MNLLELFADIIYPPRCAVCDRFLWKGPLSRETHSSFFCPGCTADVSCIASPLCPICGQPFSSEVIEDHLCEDCLRNRPAYEAAWAPYRYEGAILEGIHRFKYGSKSFLADAFGPLLVRFAEDRFDRSGSVLIIPVPLHPKRLRERGFNQSLLLARHVSRALHIDLDFLSLRRVRYTPPQAGLAKKERLQNVRGAFELTNTDAVKGKFILLVDDVVTTGNTLNECARILRRGGAEKVFGLSLARAGR, translated from the coding sequence ATGAACCTTTTGGAATTGTTCGCCGATATCATTTACCCCCCGAGATGCGCCGTCTGCGATCGCTTTCTCTGGAAGGGCCCACTTTCAAGAGAGACCCATTCCTCATTCTTCTGCCCGGGCTGCACAGCCGATGTTAGTTGTATTGCCTCGCCCTTATGTCCTATATGCGGACAGCCCTTTTCTTCAGAGGTAATTGAGGATCATCTCTGTGAGGACTGTCTGAGAAACAGGCCGGCTTATGAGGCCGCCTGGGCCCCGTACCGTTACGAGGGAGCGATTTTGGAGGGAATCCATCGTTTCAAATACGGTTCAAAAAGCTTCCTGGCCGACGCCTTTGGCCCTCTCCTGGTCCGGTTTGCGGAAGACCGGTTTGACCGATCAGGGAGTGTTCTAATTATTCCCGTTCCACTGCATCCCAAGAGGCTTCGGGAAAGGGGATTCAATCAGAGCCTCCTTCTGGCAAGGCACGTGTCCCGGGCCCTTCACATCGATCTGGACTTTCTCTCTTTGAGAAGGGTAAGATATACGCCGCCCCAGGCCGGCCTGGCCAAAAAAGAGAGATTGCAAAATGTTCGAGGGGCCTTTGAACTGACAAACACAGACGCGGTCAAAGGGAAATTCATCCTCCTGGTGGATGACGTGGTCACCACAGGAAACACCCTCAACGAATGCGCCCGGATACTCAGGAGGGGGGGCGCGGAAAAGGTCTTCGGTCTCAGCCTTGCGCGGGCGGGGAGGTAG